AGCAAGCAGTTCTGATTCATCTCGATAACCGGATACCGTGGGTCAACCTGTACGAGCGTCAACCCACCAACGCGGCACATCCTGCCCATCCATCGAATCAGGATAGGGGCAACGAACAGAACTGAACCGGCATAGACCCTATCGGCTATCAGATTAGTACAACTTGACTGGCTTGCGTTGGCGCTATCTGCGTCCACAGTGGATGTAGCCTGTCAGAGACGTGGCGAAAGAAGTTCACGTATCCCGGCTGATAGCACTGGTATGAGCGACGAACAGAAGAAGAACCCCGAGGTACGCCTACCCGCTGACGAGGACGAGGTAATCGACATGGCGGGCGCAGAGACAGACAAGGAACAGTACCTCGCAGTGACGCAGGCGAAATTGATTGGCGACCTGTGAAACCCCATCTGTCAAAAGCGACGCTCTTTCGTCGGTTTCTGGTTACGAATGATTAAGTGACAGCTAGTCGTTACCCGTTCTAATGGCCGCAGATGAATATTACGACGCAATCGGAGAAGTACTATCATATGTACTGAGCGCCGAGGATTTTGTAGTTGGACAAGAAAGAGCGAAGAATGGTACATATTTCTTAATTAATAGAGATAATACCAATTTGGAGTTTTACGCGGCCCCGAATGAGAGATATTTCACTCTTATTCGCCAACATTCGTTGAGGCGGCGGGTTTCTCAGGCATACAGGGAAAATAATCAGTTGTTGAGCAAACACATGGAAGAGTATGAGATGGATGAGTCCACCATTCGAGACGAAAATCTACATGAAAGGGTAGCCGCAGAGAGGATTCGAGACGTGAGCGAGGAACAGGCAGAAAGAGTTGTTAATGATGTGGAATCATTCATGATTCATTCGGACTGTCGGATTCGGAATCGAACGATTAGTGACCCGGAGAGCAGTGGTGAAGACGAAATTTGGGACGGTGTACAGATTATTGGGCTTCTTTATCCCTATGAAGACAACTTCAGTCCAAGAGACTACGAGCAGGCGGCTCAAGAGGTAATTAGCGTCGGAAGTCAAATTGAAGAAGCGATGAACAAGATGGATGTATTGCAAGAGATTGAGAGCGCGAGGACGTAGATATATTCTGGCATTCTAACTATCTCTGTACCTTACAGCCATGGCTATCAATCTCCTCAACAACCTCACCCCTGAAACAGTGCTGAGGGTCAACAGTGAGTCCGACAACACCGGTCGGACAGCAGAGTCAAGTATTCTCCCTTGTGTATCTCGGTCAAGACACCGCTAATGGAAATTTCCGACCAACTTCGCTGTCTGTTCTCTGCCACTATCGAAGAGCGAGGCGACTCCTATGTGGTCGAAGTCCCCAAGCAAGAGATTCGCCTTGGCGACATTCGGGAAGGCGAGACGTATCGCGTGGCTGTTCTCCCTTCATCGTCCAATGACGACACCAGCGACATTGAAACCAAACCAGAACGCGAACGTAGCCCACCGAAGCCACCGGTCGAAGAGGGAGAACAGCGCACCGTCGAAATCGAGGACATAGGCGAACAGGGAGACGGTATCACTCGTGTCGAGCGTGGCTTCGTCGTCATTGTTCCCGACACTGAACAGGGCGAGCGCGTTACCGTCGAGATTACTGATGTGCGAGAAAACGTCGCCTTCGCTGAAGTGGTTGAGCGGCTAAGTTATTACGAATAGTCCGAGGTATTTTCTTTCCGCTTTCTAATTTCAGCTTCACTGATATTGTACTGTTCTTTGAGCTTGGCCTTTGCCTCTGAACTTTGTTCCTGAATTTCCCTATTCTTCGTAATTAGGTCCTCTTGGAGTGTCTCTAACTGCTCAAATTCGTCCGAAAATTCTTCTAAAGACCGTAACTCAATCAATGTATCTCGGATGTCGCTTATGTTGTCAGAAATCCACCCTTTAGTGACGTCTGGTCGTTCCCCCCTCAAAGTCACATATGCTAAATCGTCTGAATACTCCGAAAGTCTCTGATAGAACGAATCTCCTTCTTTATGCGGACGTGTTGATTCCAAACTTGAGCCAGTGGCATTCAGTAACTCGTCTAACCGGTCTTCCGTCAGGCCATCGGGTATATACTGGATAAGCTTTTCTTTGAGTTCTTCTCTCTGTTTCGCATACTCATTCCGGTATCTGAAGTACTCTCGAAAGTCCGCTGTTATCTCCGGATATACTGGTGAAAGGTCCTGAAGCAATTCTTCTTCTGGCTCTTCCGCAGTCTTGAGGACGGGATATGTCACTGGAGCCTCTTGGGCCTGCTTCAATCGGATTTCGTCGATTTGTAACTGGTCATTGGTAGTCTCTATCAGTCTAACAATCGTCTCGATAATTCCGTCCTTCCGATACTCGGCAAGTGTTTGACGAGTCAGTCGTCGTTCCTTCCTCGCTTCGAGGAAACCTAACCCGCTCAGACCGATATTGATGAGCGTAACCAATACCAATAGGAAAGGTCCGGATTCTACGAGTGTACGAGGTATATTCTGACCAGTGGCCCACGCGTATCCCACCCAAGCCACACCGACAATACCCGCGATAACAAAGGAGACGAGAATAGTAGCCCAAAACGAATCCCGTGTCAGGTCGATACTCTTAGACCCGTCCATCTGTTTCTGTATTCTTGTTCCTGCTGGTGCATTATGAAAATGGTCGGTGAGCGGTGGTTTCTTGATTCAAGTGAGTCAATCGGCAGGTGGTAAAATGGCTATTCATCCTGTCTTCGACCGAGGGGACTTGCTTATCCATACGAAAGACCGGAATCTCGAAAACGAGATATTTGAGGATTCTGACAGCGTGAGTCCGGGCGGCGAAGTCACGTTACAGAACAACGGGACGTACATCAAGAAAGACGCTATCTCCCCGTCTACGGTCATGGTTCTCGTTGATTTCGGTCGGGACGTGGGTACCGGAATCGCCGCCGCTTGGCTCTATGACAAACTGAAAGATAAGGAAGTCAGCATTGAGACAGCGAAAGGCTCCTACGACAAGACGAAAGATGGGATTCAGCAGGCCCTCAAAGATATTGCCGAAGAGAAGAAAGAAGACGAGTAGGGTTGAGGACGCCGCTACCCGTTGGATACACCTACGGAGCCTGCGTATTTCTGGCAATGACCTTCCGCCTTCCTGAAGAGCGCGTTCCCGAATCCGAGCCGTGGCGCGACCGCGACTTCCTTGAATGGGCGATTCACGAACGCGGACTGTCGCCCCGAACTATCGCATTTGAGTTGGGGACTGAAGTGAGTCGTGTCACCGTTCACGCCGAACGCCTCGGCGTCCTTCGGCCTTGGCGGCATGAACCGACACTGCGCCGTCTCTACGCGGAAGAGGAACTGTCGCCCGAGGAAATCGTGGCCCGTGACGAGTTCGACTGTTCCGCAACGACCGTCCGGAAGTACCTCGCAGAGTACGAGCTGACTCACGAGGACCCCGACGAAGTAACCTACGGTCGGTTGGACGAACTCGGTGAGACAGAACCAGAACAGACGAAGGCGTAGGTACGTGGTTTCCGAATCGTTACTCCCAACTCTTCCCGCAGTCCTTGCAACTCTTCATACCGCGCGTTCGGGTCACGTTGAAACTGCCACAACAGGGTATTTCGGATTTCTTGCCATGTTATCCGAAACATGGTCACAGGCTATAATAAATCCACACGGCGGCTAACTTCTACGAGCCAACCTGCTGGTCGCTTGGACGAAACGGTGTAGCAGAAGAGTACCTTGCTCGGTGTTCCCCTATGCTACAGTGTGTATGAGTTCAGGATTCGCTATCAGGACGACACCAAGTCCGTAGATAGGAAGGGACTTAATGTCGAAGAAGTTCCACTCCGCCGCTTTGTTGACCCCGAGCATACCGAGGACGAGAATCGTTCCGAGTAGTTGTCCGGGCGGAATGTGTGGAAGAGCCTGTTCCCACAGGTTGCCCACCATCGGGGTTATGAGAGACGCACCGAAGAGCGTCCCCACGAATATCAGCAACGCACCGTACTTCCCTCGGAAGTCTCCATTGAACAGGAAGAATCCGTCTCTTGCTTCGTAGACACTGATTCCAACCACTGCCATAGTCAGGCCAGTCATGATGGTGTCGAGGTGATTCGACACGTATTGAAGGGCTTCTGCTACCATGTCCGTATCTGACGAGCCACTGGCAAATAAGTGTTCGACAACCAAGGTGAAAGTGGAACCAAGTGTATCCGGAGTCTCGGAGCCGAGCCTGAAAAACCACTTAACCGCCACCACACTCGAACTGCGCGAAGAGGCCGTTCCTGAAGGACGCCACCAGCATACTCTCGGCCCGTAGTCCGCCGCTTCCGCCCTCAAAGTTCGACGCCGACGAGTGGGCCATGCTGTCGAAGGCGACTGTCATGACCGGTACACGGCCAGCAGGGTAGCACGAACGCGGTCAATCACCCCGCGAAATCACGTATCGAGAGAGCCAGAGAGCGCTTGAGAAAAAATCGCCCCCTCTCGAACCCCCACCCTGCCCCCGGCTGTCCCGGCCTGACCCGGACTACCCCCGCCCCCACCGGGCCAGTCCCCTCGGCCTCTCGTACCCCCTACCAGCCCACCCGGCCTACGAGGTGCCCCCACCCCTGCCTCTCTGTGCGCTCTACTGGTGTCTGTCTCTGCTGCATGAGTGTGTGGGCAGTGTAGGGCGGGCAGACACCCCCGGAGAGACGGCCCCACAGGGCCGTAGCGTCCTGCTATGACCTTCTCCAACGCTCCCTAAACACGCATTAGAGTGCCTGAAGAGCCGGTTTTCCCCATATATTATTTTCTTGATATACTCAAAACGCTTCACAGAGCCGACGACCTCTAAAATACCATTCCACCCCCCTCATTCCGATATAGGGGATGAACAAGGAGACGCCCCGGTGTCGAATCGAGAGCGTCGGTAGTAGTCACACCCCCAACACTCTGAAAACCGGCTTCGAAATTAGTCATTCCGAAATAAGGAATGAAGAAGAACACCAGATTCAGCCGGTTGTCCTACGGCTCGTCCAGCGGCGAGTTCTGTTCGAGTTCGTCTTTGACTTGCCCCGGCACCACCGCAAAACTACCACTATACATAGTATATAGATATTATTATGTATTTGGCCAAGTTCCAAGTCTGAATTGGCCAAGCCAGTAACTCATCCTGATACCCCTATCAGAATAGCGTCTCACGCTATCTTATAGCGTTATAACTTCTTAACTCGATTCCAAGGCAGTCTATGAGTGGCATTGTAAGCGCCTTCGATACTATACGAACCCAACGCACTCGGTCACGAAAGCAGTCGCTTGTGACCTCGCTCACGCCGCTCTGAACGGCACTGACTTCCACGATGCGCCTACAAATCCGGATAGAACCATCAATCAGCGCTCTATAAAATTATAAAACTTCTTATGGCTTGTGAGCGAGCCATAGAGCGCGTTCAGATTTACGTGACCCATACCACTTGGAGCGGAACGAAGTGGCTCACAACCCATCTCACGCTCGTCAGAACGGCCTGAGGCGTAGGCGGGGCAGTTCGCCATTTCTTTAGCGGTATATTGGCTTTACTTGTCGTTTCGAGGTTGGGAATGAGCGGGAAACTGGTGCTGAAGCCGCGACCGTTTCGGCGGTGGCTACGGTGCTGGTTGCCTTTGTCGTAGTAGTTGGTCTACTATGGTAGTACTATGTATTATATAATATAAATTATGTTAGAATAGTATAGAGTATGAGAAGAGAAAGGGGACTATAGGGGATAGAGTAGAGAGCGCTGTTGTAGTATAGTAGTACTGTAGATAGTATACCTATAGAACGAAAAAACCTACTGTACAGTCTATAGTAGACGAAGAACGAGTGGTATAGTGGTGTACGAACGAACCGTAACAGTCTACACTATCTACCAGTACCACGAACGAACCATCACCACGTAGTACACTGCTATACGGTGTTGTCCGACGAAACTACGTGGTCACTTGCCCGTAGTTGTCCGTGTTGTCCATGAATCCCACTTGTCTCTGTAGGCCCTGTTGTCCGGATTGTCCGACGAAGTTCACAAGCAATCTGGCTCCGATATCACACGCTATGAGGTTGCAGAAAGTGATGAAAATATACTACTAATACCATATACCATAAATTCTGATAAGATGGTCACCGAGCTGTGCGTCTCATTATCTAAACACCTCGAAAACCTCGCGCTCGTCGGTTGAGTTGATTAGTATCGTCCACCAGAGTCAAGAATCGCTTCCAATACCTTCCCCCAAGGGATTGGCGCACCGACCGTCACCAGTCCTGCTCCGAAAACAATCATCCAAAAGCCCGCCTCGCTCTGGTGATAGAGTAACTGTGTAGCCCCTACTGTTTCAAGTAACGCACCGAGAAATCCGAGCGGCCCTGCGAGAATTGTCGCGCCAATAATCCCGGCAAGAGAAACGAGGCCCGGAAGCGAAGTGATGAGTCCTACAGTTAGGTCGATAGACAATGACGTAGCGGGTTCAGTTGTCGGAGTGGCTTCCCGAGCGGAGCGAATAACAACGCCCCCAACGGTCGCCATCAGAGTCAGAATCATCGCACCGAAGGCTTCAGCGACGCGAGTACGGAAGCGGTCAACATGGTTCATGAGAGGCGACATGTTGTGAACACAAATAATCCCTTCCGGTAGACACGACTAGCTCAGATGACGGTAATCGCGGGGATTGAAGAATGTCTACCGAGGTATGTAACTCAATGGGTAATGAGATTGTATCTCGTGTAACTCGCGGTCTTGTAGAGCGCTATAATCGCGGACGGGAACGTATTGGCTTGAACAAAATCGGGCCACGAAAACAACGGCACTACCGTAGACTCCTTGTATATCTTGGAACTGGCGGCATATTGATTCTAACTTTGACCGCTATCTTCGCGTTCTTTCCATCCCCTGTACTTTCTCTCGTGAGCCTCACACTGGCGATTTTATCGATTTCTCTGGCAATTTTCTCGTTCACCCAACCCGAATACTGGTACCCCCGTGATGTGGAACACCTGATTAAGTCCACGGAACCCGATGAATGGGAGTACCAAGAAATAGATGAGGAAAGCCGGACTCAATTCGTCTACAAGAATAATAGAGATATAGTGCTGAAATTTCAACCATATAGTGAACGTGAAGATTTCCACGAAGAGTGGGTAGAGAACTATATGGATGAAACAGCGTACAAACGGCAACTCGAAGTAACCCATAGAGGGCGTCGTTTGGATAATGTGTACATAGTATCAGTTGATGGCGGGAGTGATGATATTCCAATCCCTTCCCGCTTTGACTTAACTATCTCTGAATACGAGTATGAGTTGGGACGCATACTCAATTGCGCTCAAGCGGAACACCTCGCACGAGATTTAGAGGATTATGACCGAGAGTACCACCAAGCGCTCAAGCATGGTGGAATATCGGCTGAAAACGATTCGTTCGAGATTAATTGGAATAAGACAACATACTGACAATTTTCAGAAAGGGTTAGAATAGGATTCTCCGACTTCCAATCCCGCGCTGAATTCAAGCACTATCCAACACAGCGAGTTCGTCTTTCAACTGTTTAACAGCAGATTTCGCCTCGCTCCTATCGGTCGTTCCACCGACGATGATTTTCCCGCTAGCGAAGACCAGTAGAGCCACTTCGTGTTCGGGCGGTCGGTAAATGAGGCCGGGGAATTGCTCGGGTCCGTACTCGGTGTCTTCCATCCCGAGCGCGATAGTGAGCGCTTCCAAGTTCACCTCTCGCCCGAGGTCTTCCATGAAGACCGAGGTAACGTGCCTGAACTCGTAGTCGGGAACCTCGACGCCGATTTCGGATAACACCTCTCGGAATCGGTCAGCCGCTTCGGTCAGATGGTCTTCGTCCGTCGCGCCCCGAATCTGAAACGTTCCTGTCCGATAGAGAGTGTACGCGGGACCGTCTTCTTCCAACCGAACCGTAGCCATGCCGTTGCTCGTGAAATTAGCGTCTACAGAACCGCCAAGATGGTTCTCAAGCTCGGAGACGAAGGTGTCTAAATCTAATTCTCGACCGAGAGAGCCGCTCCCCATCGTACTGACGATTTCCAGATTGGGCTGTTATGATAGACTGTAGAACCCAAGTGCTGTATATATCCCCATCTCTCGGTGTCGAAATCCATCGGAGCAAATATCACGCTCGCGTGAAAGCAGACGAGTATGCCCATCTCCTTGGACGAACTCGAAAACCATCTCTTCAAGTGTGCAGATATTATCCGAGACGCTGTCGACCCGACCGACTACAAGGAATACATTCTGCCGCTCGTCTATTACAAGTCCATATCCGACGAGTTCGAGAAGCAGTACGAACAGAATCTCGAAGAGTACGGTGAGGACTTCGCCCGGCGGAAGAACCTCTACGACATTCCTGTGGTCCCCGAGGGCTACCTGTGGGACGACCTTCGTGCAGTGAACGACAACGTTGACGAGGCGCTGAATAACGCGTTCGACGCCTTGGCAGACGAGAATCCCGAGCTAAAGGGCCTGTTCCGAGCCAACTACATCGACGCGGACGCGCTCGACGACGACCGTCTTGGGAGGCTGGTCGAACACCTCTCGAAGTATGATTTCGACCGAGACAGCATTCCCCCGGACATGCTCGGAGAGGCCTATATGGACCTCGTTCGCCACTTCGCGGAAGAAGAGGGGAAGTCTGGCGGTCAGTTCTTCACCCCGCCCCACATCGTCCGTCTCTGCGTTCGTCTCGTGGACGAGTTCGAGGACGGCTATACGTTCCACGACCCGACCGTCGGCTCCGGTGGCATGCTCGTTGAGGCCGCCCACTACTACCGTGAGGAACAGAGTGGCGACCCCTCGAAGCTGAAGTTCACTGGTCAGGAAATCAACCCCGACATTGCGGCGATAGCGAAAATGAACCTCTCGATTCACGGGCTTGATGGAACTATCGAGCGCGAGGATTCGCTGTCAAGTCCGGAGTTCACCGACGACGAAGCGAACGAACTCACTCGCTTCGACCGTGTGCTGGCAAATTTCCCCTTCTCGGCTGATTGGGCCAAGGACGAGCTTCAGGACGACCCGTGGGGTCGCTTCGATTGGCACGAGAAACTCCCCCGCGCCGACCGAGGCGACTACGCCTTCATCATGCACATGGCCGAGCAACTGAAGGACCCCGACAGAGGTGACGAGCGAGGTGGGAAGGCCGCTATCGTGATTCCTCACGGTGTGCTGTTCCGAAAGCACGAATCCCGGTATCGGGAACACATGCTCGAAGAGGATATGGTCGAGGCAATCGTCGGCCTTCCCGAGAACCTCTTTCAGAACAATTCCATCCCGAGCGCCATTCTCGTCTTGAACACGGACAAGGCTGACGAGCGTGAAGACGAGGTACAGTTCATCCACGCCGCCGACGAAGCGTTCTACCGCGAACTCTCGAATCAGAACGAGCTGACCGACGAAGGGCTTGACCACATTGTCGAGAACTTCCGAGAGTGGGCAACCGAAGAGCGTGTCAGTCGAACGGTTCCGCTTGACGAGATTCGAGAGAACGACTACAACCTCAATATTGCGCTTTACGTTGATACGACCGAGCCTGAAGAAGACATTGACGTAGAGACTGAGCTGGCTAAATTGCGAGAATTACAGGCAGAACAGGACAAGCTTGAGAGTAAAATAAGCAACCACATGGAGGAACTGAATTATGAGTGAAGACGCAAGTTTAGACCAGTTCATTGGAGAGGAAGATGATGAAGACTCTGTGCAGGAATCGAGAGGATTAGAACAAGAGCAGTTTGGACCATTTACGCTATCAACACCTGGAGAGTGGACAGCAAAGCGGCTCGGTGATATTAAGAATCTGATTACGAGAGGGAAACAGCCTACATATGCTGATGAGGGAGTCCCCGTTATCAATCAGGAATGTATCTACTGGGATGGATGGCATTTTGAGAATCTACGATTTTTAGAGCCTGAGGTTGCAGAAGATTGGAAGGAAAAATATTTCCCAAATCCCGGAGATGTAATTCTGAACTCTACGGGTCAGGGTACTCTTGGCCGGGCACAGGTTTATCCCGATAATGAGCGTCGAGCGATTGATTCTCACGTAACCCTCATTAGGACTGAAAGAGAGCTGAATCCATATTTCCACAGGTATTTCTTAGAGAGCCACCTTGGTCAGGCCCTTCTCTATTCCATGTGTGTAAACGGGTCAACTGGACAAATTGAACTCTCAAAAACTCGACTGGACTTACTTCCTACTCCACTGCCCCCTCTCGAAGAACAGAACAAAATTGCAACTGTACTTGACAATCTTGACCAAGCAATTTTGAAAATAGATGAGCTACTTGACCAAGTTTTACGGTTGAAGAAAGCAGTCGCTCAGGACCTATTCCATGAAGGCCTGAGGTCATCTGAAACCAAAAGTACCTGGCTTGGTGAACTCCCTGAGGAATGGGATACTGTCAAATTTTCTGAGTTAATTCAGTCGAGTCGAAATGGTGTATATAAAAAACAAGACGCGTATGGTAGTGGAGTCCCCATATTAAAAATGGGCGACATGTTTGGGGAAATAACGTTTGGCGGGGCCGATATGGAGCGGGTTGAAATGGAGAACGATGAGATTGACAAATATAGATTGAAACAGGGAGACTTGTTGTTTGCAAGGCGGTCGCTCAATGTTGAAGGAGCTGGGGAGTGTACATTGATTGGCGAGTTAGATGAACCAACTGTATTCGAATCTTCTCTCATAAGAGTGCGTCTAAATAACGAAGTGGACCCTATGTTCCTCGCTCAATATTTCGAAGGACCAGTTGGCTCCAAATCCATAGAAAGAATTGTTACTACTACTACTGCTTCAGGAATTGCAGGAAGTGATTTGAAGAAATTACCAGTTCCTCACCCACCTAAAGAGGTGCAAAAAGAGATTGCGTCAAAACTGACGGTTTACGATAAGAAGACTACTGTCTTGGAAAGAAGGAAGAAGAATCTACAGCGTCTGAAGCAAGGGCTCATGCAAGACCTACTTTCAGGAACAGTCCGTACAACCAACACCAATATAGAGATACCTGACAAAATCGCACAGGATGGTTAGTATTCCGTCTGAAGGTGGTGTTGAACGCTCTCTCCTATCGTGGCTCGATGGAGTGGGATGGGAAACCCACGGGCAGGACGGGGACCGAGGTGCGAATACTCTCGATGAGGCCTACAACCGGCATAGCCACGAGGTAATCTATTGGGACCTTCTGGCCGAGCAAATTGTTGCGCTCAATGACGATGTGACCGAGGAAAACGTCGAGAAATTCACCTCGTCGCTAAAGCGCGACCTCGACGCCGAGAGCCTGATGGACGGAAATCGGGCATTCTACCAACTGCTAACTAAGGGTAAGAGCTTCTCCGTACAAGGTGACGACGGCTCCACAGAATCGGTCTACGTAGACCTTATCGACTACGAAAACCCCGAAAACAATCGTTTCCACGCAGTCAATCAGTTCTCCGTTTCCCGCGAGACGACTATCCGCCCGGACGTGAATCTCTTCGTGAACGGGATTCCGCTGGTCACGATGGAACTCAAGAGCCAGGCACAGGACAACGACTGGCACGACGCTGTGCGTGACCTACGGGCCTACGAGGACGACGTACCCTGGCTGTTCATTCCCGGTCTGTTCAACATCGCCGCCGATACGTTCGAGCTTCGCTACGGTGCTGTCGGCGCACCAAAGGAGTTCTACGAACCGTGGAACGACGCCCCCGAAGAGTTCGAGGACAGCAACGACGTGAGACAGGCAATCAAGGCCCTCTGCAATCCCGAATCTATCCTTGACCTGCTGAAGAACTTTGTCTTCTACGAGCGTCGAGCCGGTGGAGACGCGAAAATCGTCCCACGCTACATGCAGTACTACGCGGTGAACGCGATTCTTGACCGCGTTCGTGAGGGCGTCCACAAGCGCGGCCTCATCTGGCACACCCAAGGCTCGGGCAAGTCGTTCACCATGCTCTACGCCGCCGAGAACCTGCTGTCACGCGATGTAGCCCGCAACCCGCAGGTGTTCATCATCGTCGATACGGACAAGCTCAACTCCCAAATGCGGGACCAACTGGCGAATCTCTCCCTCGAACAGTGGACCGAGGCCGAGAGTATTGCCCACCTCGAAGAACTCATTGAACAAGGCCAAAGCGAACTCGTCCTCACGACCATTCAGAAGTTCGAGGACGTTGACCCCGACGAACAGGGCAACGACGAGGTAGTGGTCATGAGCGACGAGGCCCACCGGTTCATGGAAGCAGACCTCGGGAGTCGCCTCGACGCCGCCCTTCCTGACTGCTACCACTTCGGTTTCACCGGGACGCCCGTCCGTGAAGGCGAGCGCCATGAAGACCGGAACACGTTCCGCGAGTTCTCCCCCGAGGACGAGGACTACCTACACCGCTACTCGGTCAAGCAGGGTATCGAGGACGGCCTGATTCTCCCCGTCTATTTCACGCTCCGTCATGAGATGGAGTGGGAGATAGACGAAGCGGGCCTTGACGAAGAGTTCGAGCGCGAGTTCCGGGGGCTGAGTACGGACGAGAAACGTGAGTTCATCCGGAAGAACGTCACCGCGACCACGCTCGCAGAAATCGAGCCTCGGGTGGACAAAGCGGTCGAAGAAATCGACCAGCACTACAACGAACACGTCGCGCCGAACGGGTGGAAGGGAATGGTCGTCACGCCGAGTCGCCGGTCAGCCGCCATGTACGGCGAGCGGCTCATTGAGCGTCGTGGCGAGGACGAAATAGAAGTCCTCTACACGGCGACTAACGACGACCCCGACCTGATTCAGCAGTTCCATACTGACTCCGAAGAGCGCGACAGTATCATCAAGGCGTTCAAGCAGACCGACGAGGAAGCCGAGGAAGTGACGCCGAAACTGCTGGTCGTCCACAACATGCTTCTGACGGGCTTCGACGCACCGATTCTGAAGACGATGTATCTCGACCGCAACCTCAAGAACCACAATCTCATGCAGGCTATCGCCCGGACGAATCGACCTGCCGAGGGGAAGGAGAACGGTGAGATTGTGGACTTCCAAGGTGTTTTCGAGAACATAGACGACGCCCTTGACTACGACGCCGAGACGAAGGCCTACGCCGCCCGCGATAAGGACGAACTCTTCGAGGACCTGAAAGACCAGTTGGAAACGGTCATGGGTATCTTCGATGGTATATCCAAGGACGACACCCAAGAGGCCGCCTACGAGGCAGTAGAGCGCATTAGCACCCATCCGGAACGCCGCGAGTTCAAACAGGGCTTCCGCCGTCTACAGAATCTCTATGAAGCCGTCGCTCCGGACAAACGGCTAATCAACGAGGGTATCGAGCGCGACTACAAGTGGTTGAGCCGGATTCACGTCGCATTCAAGCGCACAACCGGGGGCGAGGATGACCCCGAAGACGACATGCGCGAGAAGACG
The Salinilacihabitans rarus DNA segment above includes these coding regions:
- a CDS encoding TRAM domain-containing protein, with amino-acid sequence MEISDQLRCLFSATIEERGDSYVVEVPKQEIRLGDIREGETYRVAVLPSSSNDDTSDIETKPERERSPPKPPVEEGEQRTVEIEDIGEQGDGITRVERGFVVIVPDTEQGERVTVEITDVRENVAFAEVVERLSYYE
- a CDS encoding TATA-box-binding protein C encodes the protein MEIVSTMGSGSLGRELDLDTFVSELENHLGGSVDANFTSNGMATVRLEEDGPAYTLYRTGTFQIRGATDEDHLTEAADRFREVLSEIGVEVPDYEFRHVTSVFMEDLGREVNLEALTIALGMEDTEYGPEQFPGLIYRPPEHEVALLVFASGKIIVGGTTDRSEAKSAVKQLKDELAVLDSA
- a CDS encoding type I restriction-modification system subunit M; this encodes MPISLDELENHLFKCADIIRDAVDPTDYKEYILPLVYYKSISDEFEKQYEQNLEEYGEDFARRKNLYDIPVVPEGYLWDDLRAVNDNVDEALNNAFDALADENPELKGLFRANYIDADALDDDRLGRLVEHLSKYDFDRDSIPPDMLGEAYMDLVRHFAEEEGKSGGQFFTPPHIVRLCVRLVDEFEDGYTFHDPTVGSGGMLVEAAHYYREEQSGDPSKLKFTGQEINPDIAAIAKMNLSIHGLDGTIEREDSLSSPEFTDDEANELTRFDRVLANFPFSADWAKDELQDDPWGRFDWHEKLPRADRGDYAFIMHMAEQLKDPDRGDERGGKAAIVIPHGVLFRKHESRYREHMLEEDMVEAIVGLPENLFQNNSIPSAILVLNTDKADEREDEVQFIHAADEAFYRELSNQNELTDEGLDHIVENFREWATEERVSRTVPLDEIRENDYNLNIALYVDTTEPEEDIDVETELAKLRELQAEQDKLESKISNHMEELNYE
- a CDS encoding restriction endonuclease subunit S encodes the protein MSEDASLDQFIGEEDDEDSVQESRGLEQEQFGPFTLSTPGEWTAKRLGDIKNLITRGKQPTYADEGVPVINQECIYWDGWHFENLRFLEPEVAEDWKEKYFPNPGDVILNSTGQGTLGRAQVYPDNERRAIDSHVTLIRTERELNPYFHRYFLESHLGQALLYSMCVNGSTGQIELSKTRLDLLPTPLPPLEEQNKIATVLDNLDQAILKIDELLDQVLRLKKAVAQDLFHEGLRSSETKSTWLGELPEEWDTVKFSELIQSSRNGVYKKQDAYGSGVPILKMGDMFGEITFGGADMERVEMENDEIDKYRLKQGDLLFARRSLNVEGAGECTLIGELDEPTVFESSLIRVRLNNEVDPMFLAQYFEGPVGSKSIERIVTTTTASGIAGSDLKKLPVPHPPKEVQKEIASKLTVYDKKTTVLERRKKNLQRLKQGLMQDLLSGTVRTTNTNIEIPDKIAQDG
- a CDS encoding type I restriction endonuclease subunit R; protein product: MVSIPSEGGVERSLLSWLDGVGWETHGQDGDRGANTLDEAYNRHSHEVIYWDLLAEQIVALNDDVTEENVEKFTSSLKRDLDAESLMDGNRAFYQLLTKGKSFSVQGDDGSTESVYVDLIDYENPENNRFHAVNQFSVSRETTIRPDVNLFVNGIPLVTMELKSQAQDNDWHDAVRDLRAYEDDVPWLFIPGLFNIAADTFELRYGAVGAPKEFYEPWNDAPEEFEDSNDVRQAIKALCNPESILDLLKNFVFYERRAGGDAKIVPRYMQYYAVNAILDRVREGVHKRGLIWHTQGSGKSFTMLYAAENLLSRDVARNPQVFIIVDTDKLNSQMRDQLANLSLEQWTEAESIAHLEELIEQGQSELVLTTIQKFEDVDPDEQGNDEVVVMSDEAHRFMEADLGSRLDAALPDCYHFGFTGTPVREGERHEDRNTFREFSPEDEDYLHRYSVKQGIEDGLILPVYFTLRHEMEWEIDEAGLDEEFEREFRGLSTDEKREFIRKNVTATTLAEIEPRVDKAVEEIDQHYNEHVAPNGWKGMVVTPSRRSAAMYGERLIERRGEDEIEVLYTATNDDPDLIQQFHTDSEERDSIIKAFKQTDEEAEEVTPKLLVVHNMLLTGFDAPILKTMYLDRNLKNHNLMQAIARTNRPAEGKENGEIVDFQGVFENIDDALDYDAETKAYAARDKDELFEDLKDQLETVMGIFDGISKDDTQEAAYEAVERISTHPERREFKQGFRRLQNLYEAVAPDKRLINEGIERDYKWLSRIHVAFKRTTGGEDDPEDDMREKTREIINENVEITEIKDDFPTYKLGEEYLEDVEGLDNPGVKASQIAHATREHLHPRENQNPRYKRLSERVTDIVERWQGDEISDPDAVEALKSVEEEVLNVEKEAEEQGMDDAEFAIYTHLTEQTPEAIESEEQAEEVAEEIVSQFRERVDRGYYGWKTNQQTIAEIERILLDVLVKENELGHLIRDDDGFVDSIRNYLIENHG